The Agrococcus carbonis sequence CTGCTCCGGAGGGGTGTAGGTCATGACGGTCCTTGCTGGTGGTGCGGGCAGGGGGCGCGGTGCGCCGGGATGAGCCTACGGCGCAGGGATGCGGGACCGCTACGAGCGAACCCGCCGGTCAGGGGCCGGCCGGGACCGCGAAGAGCATCGCCCCGAGCAGCACGATCAGCGGCAGCACGTAGATGAGCAGCACGAGCAGCAGCCCGAGGCCCGAGCCCACGAGCCCGACGATCGCCATCACGCGCCCGGCGGGCTCGCGCCGCAGCGCGAGGATGCCGAAGACGATGCCGATGATGGGCACGACGACGAAGATCCAGGCGAAGACGAACGAGCAGATCCCGAGCACGAGCGCGGTGGTCGAGAGGCCGCGCTGCACCTGCGGCACGGGTGCCGGCGCCGGCGCGCGGTAGACGGGCACGCCGTAGGGGGTGAGGCTCGAGGCCTGCGCGGCCGCCGGGTGGATGAGCGGGGCGTCGCGGCCGTCGAAGCCAGCGGAGAAGTGCGGCTGCACCCGCGGCGGAAGGCCGAACTGCGTCGCAGGCGACCCGAAGCGGGGGTGGTGGACGGCGCCGAAGGCAGAGGCGTGCGTGGCGGTCGGCGGCGCTGCGTGCGGAGAGGCGTGCGGCGCCGCGTGGGGCGCCGGCGGCGACTGCTCCGCGGTGCCGCCGGATTCCCAGGGGCCGAAGCGGTCGGCGTTCGGGTCCATCGTGCACCTCCTCTGTCGTGCTGGTTCCAAGCATCCGCTCGCACCGCGCGGCGCTCTTGCGACCGCTGCGGTGTCAGACCGCAAGTCACCGTACGCCCGGAGGCTCCGGATCACCTGGACGTCGCGGTCGGCCGTCCAAGAGCGCTCGCGGGGCGAGCGGTCGGGTCAGCGGTAGCTGCCGGAGAGGCGCACCGCGCCGCCGTCGACGCCCTTCGCGCCCCGCACCCAGCCGGCGGGGTCGGTGGGCGCGTCGCGCACCTCGCCGACGGTCCACGCGGGGATGCCCGCCTGCTCGCTCGCCGCGATCACGCGGTCGGCGTCGGCCGCATCCACGACCACGAGCATGCCGAGCCCGAGGTTCCAGGTGCCCTCGGCCTCGATGAGCGGGAAGCCGCCGAGCTGCGCGAGCACGTCGAACACCTCGGGCACCTGCCATCCGGCGCGGTCGATCTCGACCGCGAGGTGCTGCGGCAGCACGCGCGCGAGGTTCGCGGCGATGCCGCCGCCGGTGACGTGCGAGATCGAGCGGATGCCGTGGCCGGCCTCGAGCATGCCGAGCAGCGGGAGCGTGTAGAGGCGCGTCGGCTCGAGCAGCGCCTCGGCCGCGACGCCGCCGAGCTCGTCGACCCGGTCGGTGAGCGCGATCGAGCGCTGCGCGAGGATGTGGCGCACGAGCGAGAAGCCGTTGGAGTGGAGCCCCGACGAGGCCATGGCGACCACGACGTCGCCCGCGCGAACCCGCTCGGCGCCCAGCACCGCATCCGCCTCGACGATGCCGACGGCGGCGCCCGCGACGTCGTAGTCGTCGGGCTGCATGAGGCCCGGGTGCTCGGCGGTCTCGCCGCCGACGAGCGCGGTGCCAGTCGCCTCGCACGCCTCGGCGATGCCGCGCACGATGTCGGCGATGCGCTCGGGCACGACGCGCCCGCACGCGATGTAGTCGGTCATGAACAGCGGCTTCGCGCCCACGACGACGATGTCGTCGACGACCATGCCCACGAGGTCCTGGCCGATCGTGTCGTGCTTGTCGATCGCCTGCGCGAGCGCGATCTTGGTGCCCACGCCGTCGGTCGAGGTCGCGAGCAGCGGCTTGGCGTAGGCGCCCGCGGCCGAGAGGTCGAACAGCCCCGCGAAGCCGCCGAAGCCGCCGAGCACGCCCGGGCCGTGGGTGCGGCCGACGGCCGCCTTCATGAGCTCGACCGCGCGGTCGCCCGCCTCGGTGTCGACGCCGGCGGAGGCATACGGATCGGTCATGCTCCCAGGCTACCGAGCCGCGGGTGCGTCGGACTCAACGGCCATCCCGGGCGGATGTGCCGCTTGGCGGCACATCCGTCGCGAATGGCCGTTCGGATCGGGATGGCAGGATGGGGCGCGGCACGCCCACCACGTCGACGGAGACACCCATGCACGCACTCGTGACCCGAGGCGCCCCGGGACTCGAGCTGGTCGAGATCCCGGAGCCCGAGACCCCGCCGGGCCATGTCAAGGTGCGCGTGCTGCGCGCCGGCATCTGCGGCACCGACCTGCACATCGACGGGTGGGATGCCTGGGCCCAGTCGGCCGTGACGCCCGGCCTCACCGTCGGGCACGAGTTCTGCGGCGAGATCGTCGAGGTCGGCGACGGCGTCACCGACTACGCCGTCGGACAGCTCATGAGCGGCGAGGGGCACGTCGTGTGCGGGCACTGCCGCAACTGCCGCGCCGGGCGCCGGCACCTGTGCATCCGCACCTCCAACCTCGGCGTGCAGCGCGACGGGTGCTTCGCCGAGTACGTCGTGCTGCCCGCGACCAACGTCTGGGTGCACCCCGGCGTCACCGCCGCATCCGCCACCGCGCAGCAGCTCGACGTCTTCGGCATCTACGACCCCTTCGGCAATGCCGTGCACACCGCGCTCAAGTTCCCAGTGGTCGGCGAGGACGTGCTCGTCACCGGCGCTGGCCCCATCGGCCTCATGGCGGCGATGGTCGCGCGGCACGCGGGCGCCCGCCACATCGTCGTCACCGACATCTCGGAGCCGCGGCTCGAGCTCGCCCGCTCGCTCGGCTTCCGGGCGCTCGACCCGCGCGAGCAGGAGATCCGCGAGGTGCAGCGCGAGCTCGGCATGACCGAGGGCTTCGACGTCGCGCTCGAGATGTCGGGCTCGCCGGCGGCGCTCGTCGGCATCATCGAGAACCTCAACTTCGGCGGCCGCATGGCGATGCTCGGGCTGCCCTCGACCCCGATCGAGCTCGACTTCGCCAAGGTCGTCTCGCACATGCTGACGATCCAGGGCATCTACGGCCGCGAGATGTACGAGACCTGGTACGCGATGGCCGCGATGGCCCAGACCGGGCTCGACGTCTCCCCCGTCATCACCGACCGATTCGCCTTCGCCGACTGGCAGGCGGCCTTCGAGCGCGCGCGCTCCGGTGCCGCCGGCAAGGTGATCCTCGACTTCACCGAAGGAGCCTGAGATGTTCTCCATCCGCGACGCGATCGCCGACGAGCTCGCCGAGATCGAGGCCGCCGGCCTCACGAAGCACGAGCGGGCCATCGCCTCCCCGCAGGCCGCATCCGTCGTCACCGACGGGCAGGAGGTGCTCAACTTCTGCGCCAACAACTACCTCGGCCTCGCCGACGACCCGCGCATCGTCGACGCCGCGAAGGCCGCGCTCGACGACTGGGGCTTCGGGATGGCGTCGGTGCGCTTCATCTGCGGCACGCAGACGCAGCACCTCGAGCTCGAGTCGCGCCTCGCGGCCTTCCTCGGCCAGGAGGCGTGCATCCTCTACTCGTCGTGCTTCGACGCGAACGGCGGGCTCTTCGAGACGCTGCTCGGCGCTGACGACGCGGTGATCTCGGACGCCCTAAACCACGCCTCGATCATCGACGGCATCCGGCTGTCGAAGGCGGCCCGGTACCGCTACGCGAACCGCGACATGGCCGAGCTCGAGGCGCGGCTGGTCGAGGCCTCGGGCGCGCGCCGCCGGCTGATCGTGACCGACGGCGTCTTCTCGATGGACGGCTATCTCGCGCCGCTGCGCGAGATCTGCGACCTCGCCGACCGCTACGACGCGATGGTGATGGTCGACGACTCGCACGCGGTGGGCTTCACCGGCGCGACGGGAGCCGGCACGCCAGAGCTCGCGGGCGTGCAGGACCGCGTCGACATCATCTCGGGCACGCTCGGCAAGGCGCTCGGCGGAGCCTCGGGCGGCTACATCGCCGCGCGCGCCGAGATCGTCGACCTGCTGCGCCAGCGCTCGCGGCCCTACCTCTTCTCGAACGCGCTCGCGCCGTCGGTCGTCGCGGGCTCGCTCGCCGCGCTCGACCTCGTCGAGGGTGCGGGCGAGCTGCGCGAGCAGCTGCAGCGCAACACCGCGCGCTTCCGCGAGGGCATGGAGGCGGCGGGCTTCGAGCTGCTGCCGGGCGAGCACCCGATCACGGCGGTCATGTTCCACGACGCGCGCCTCGCGGCGCAGATGGCGGATGCGATGCTCGCCGAGGGCGTCTACGTCACCGCCTTCTCGTTCCCCGTCGTGCCCCGCGGCGAGGCCCGCATCCGGGTGCAGCTCTCGGCCGCCCACTCGGACGCGGACGTCGACCGCGCGGTGGCGGCGTTCGCCGCGGCGCGCGAGCGCGTCGGCGGCTGAGCCTCGGCGGCTGAGCCTCGGCGGCTGAGCCTCGGCGGCGCGCCTGCGCCGCTCGGGCCACGAGGGTGGTCACGACACGCCGTCGCGCGAGTCGACCGGCGGCGTGTCGTGACCACCCCCGCCGTGCGGCCCGGCGTGTCGTGACCACCCTGGGTCCCCGGCGGAGGCGGGAGATCTCGCGACGCGTGGGACTTCGACGCGCGAGGAGGCGCATCTCGACGCCCGACGCCCGGGACGGGCGTCGGCGCTGGGGTCGCGGCGTCGACCCGAGAGGGTCGTCGCCCTCAGCTCCACCGCGCTAGAAGACGGGCTTGCCGCCGGTGACGCCGAGCACGGTGCCCGAGACGTAGCTCGCCTCGTCGCTCGCGAGGTAGACGAACGCGGTCGCGACCTCGATCGGCTGGCCGGGGCGGCCGAGCGGCGCATCCATGCCGAAGTCCTTCACCGAGGGCTTCGTCGCGGGCTGCAGCGGCGTCCAGATGGGGCCGGGGGCGACGGCGTTCACACGGATGCCGCGCTCGCCGAGCTGGGCGGCGAGGTTGACGGTGAAGTTGTTGATCGCCGCCTTCGTCGAGGCGTAGTCGAGCAGCGTCTCTGAGGGGTCGAAGGCCTGGATCGACGAGCAGTTGATGATGCTCGCCCCCTCGCCGAGGTGCGGCAGCAGCGCACGCGTGAGGTTGAACATCGCGAAGATGTTGGTCTCGAAGGTCTGGCGCAGCTGCGCGTCGTCGATGTCGGCGAGCGACTCCTGCGCCATCTGGAAGCCGGAGTTGTTGACGAGCACGTCGACGCCGCCGAGCTGCTCGACGACCGTCCGCGCGAGCTCGGCGTTCGCCTCGTCGGTGCGCTGGTCGCACGGCACGAGCACCGCGCGGCGGCCCGCGGCCTCGATGTGGCGCCGCGTCTCCTCGGCGTCGTCCTGCTCCTGCGGGAGGTAGGCGATCGCGACGTCGGCGCCCTCCTTCGCGAAGGCGATGGCGGTCGCGCGGCCGATGCCGGAGTCGCCGCCGGTGACGAGCGCGCGCTTGCCCTCGAGGCGGCCGCGGCCGGTGTAGCTCGTCTCGCCGTGGTCGGGCACGGGCTGCAGGTCGTCGGTGCGACCGGGCCACTCCTGCTGCTGCTCGGGCAGATGCTTGATGGATTCGGTGTCGACGTTCATGTCCCCCACTGTGGATGCTGCGGCTGGGAGCGGGGTGGACGCCGGCCCTGCGTCGGCCCGGCCGGGCGAGCGTCGTTGACCGCGCGATCAGGGCCGCCTAGGGTCGGCGCAACGGACGAGGGAGACCGCGATGGCGAGCGTGCGCACGGGCTCGGGGCTCGCCGTCGCGGTGGCGCTGCTGCTGATCGTCGGAGCGCCGGCCGCGGGGGCGGCCACGGTGCCTGCCGCGAGCGTCGCCGGGCCGCCTGCCGCCAGCGCCGCGGCGATCCCCGACGACGTCGCCGCCTTCTTCGCCGAGCAGGCGTCCGGCGTGCTGCAGGGCTCGGGACTGCCGGGCGAGCCGCGCGGCATCCACGAGGTCTTCACGTGGAGCGAGGCCTACCTCGTCGGCGAGGGCGGCGCGCCTACCGCGTCGCTCGACGAGTGGATCGCTGCCGTCGAGCGCGAGGGCGAACCGATCGGCACGCTCACCGCCTGGCGCCCCTCGCCCGGCGCGCCCGCCGAGTTCGCGGCGACGAGCGACGACGCCGGGCTCGCGGCCGCGCTGCTCGCGGTGCCCGCCGGCGCGACGCTCGTGAGCGATCCCCCGATCGACGCCTGGTACGCGCTCGTCGGCGAGACCCTCACGCCGCTCGACGAGCACGCGGCGGCCGAGCTGCCCCAGGGGCGCGCGACGCTCGCCGAGCTGCAGCCGAGCGTCGTGGAGCGCACCGCGGCCGCGCGGGCGGCGGGCGGCGACGCATCCGTCGATGGCGGAGGCCGCGACGCGCCGCTCGGAGCGCAGCCGTGGATGCTCGGCGCGGGCATCATCGCGGCGGTGATCGGCGCGCTCGCGATCATCGCGATCGTGCGGCGGGCGCGGCGGCGGCGCGCCGAGTGACGCGAGCGCCTCGGCCCCGTCAGCGCCGCGCAGACCCCGCCGCGGCACGTCGCGGCCGGTAGGCTGGATCGTCAGCCCCGCGACAGAAGGAGCTCGCCTGTGTGCGGCATCGTCGGCATCGTCTCCGACTCGAGCGTCAACCAGCAGGTCTACGACGCACTCGCCCTCCTCCAGCACCGCGGCCAGGACTCCACGGGCATCGCCACCGCGGAGGGCCGCTCCATCCACGTGCGGAAGGCCAAGGGCCAGGTGCGCGAGGCGTTCCGCACCCGCGACATGCGCTCGCTGCTCGGCGACATCGGCCTCGGCCACGTGCGCTACGCGACCAAGGGCGAGGCCGAGAACGAGCTCGAGGCGCAGCCGTTCTACGTGAACGCGCCCTACGGCATCGTGCTCGTGCACAACGGCAACCTGACGAACTCCCGCGAGCTCGAGCGCGAGCTCGCGACCGTCGACCACCGCCACGTCAACACGGGCAGCGACACCGAGATGCTCGTCAACGTGCTCGGCTCCGAGCTGCAGACGCTCGTCGCCGCGGGCGACCTCGACGCCGATCGCGTCTTCCAGGCGGTGCGGCGCGTGCACGAGCGCATCCGCGGCTCGTACGGCGTGATCGCGCTCATCGCGGGGCACGGGATGCTCGCCTTCCGCGACCCGTTCGGCATCCGCCCCCTCGTGCTCGGCTCACGCACCGCCGAGTCGGGCCGCACCGAGTGGATGGTCGCGAGCGAGTCAGTCGCGCTCACCGGCTCCGGCTTCACCCTCGAGCGCGACGTCGCGCCGGGCGAGGCCATCTTCATCGCTCCCGACGGCGCCATCACGAGCGCGATGACGCACGACAGCCCGGTGCTCATGCCCTGCTCGTTCGAGTACGTCTACCTCGCGCGCCCCGACTCGGTGATGAACGGCATCAACGTCTACGAGTCGCGGCTGCGGATGGGCGAGCGCCTCGCCGACACGATCGCGAAGTACACGCCGTCGGGCGCGATCGACGTCGTGATGCCCATCCCCGACTCGTCGCGACCCGCCGCGATGGAGGTCGCGCGGCGCCTCGGCATCGAGTACCGCGAGGGCTTCTACAAGAACCGCTACGTCGGCCGCACGTTCATCATGCCCGGGCAGGCGACCCGCAAGAAGTCGGTGCGGCAGAAGCTCAACGCGCTCGAGAGCGAGTTCCGCGGCAAGAACGTGCTCGTCGTCGACGACTCGATCGTGCGCGGCACGACGAGCCGCGAGATCGTCGAGATGATGCGCTCGGTCGGCACCGCCAACGTCACCTTCACGTCGGCCGCGCCGCCCGTGCGTTACCCGCACGTGTACGGCATCAACATGCCCTCCCGCGCCGAGCTCATCGCATCCGGCCGCACGATCCCCGAGGTCAACGCCGCGCTCGGCAGCGACTTCCTCGTCTACCAGGAGGTCGACGACCTGCAGCGCGCGATTCTCGACGGCAGCGACGTGCAGGGCCTCGACATGTCGTGCTTCACCGGCGAGTACATCACCGGCGACGTCACCGACGAGTACCTCGAGTGGGTGGAGCGCACCCAGCTCAGCTGAGCGGGGCCTCGAGCCGCGCGGGCCCCTGCCGCGCTGCGGCGTGCGGACGGGTCAGCGCGGCACCCACGCGCCGACGCCGGCGACGAGGCACGCGAGCGCCGCGCCCAGCACGACGTCGGGCAGCGGCACCGCGGCCAGCAGCAGCGCCGCGAGCACCGCGCCCGCCGCACCCGCGAGCGCGAGGAGCGTCGGCGCCGGCCGGCGCACGCGCGCACCGCGGCGACGGGCCAGCTCGACGAGGGCGACGGATGCGGCGAGCGCGACGCCGAGGAGGGTCGCGGCCACGACGTCGAGGGTCCCGGGCCGCGCGATGGGGGCCACGAGCGCCGCCGCGCCGCCTGCGGTCGCGAGGGTCGCCCCGGCGCGAGTCGGCAGCTGCTCGGCGAGGCGTGCGAGCGGCGGCCCGAGCAGCGCGCCGAGCATGAGCGTGAGGGCGAGCGGTCCCGCGGGCTGCGGCTGCTCGACGCCGATCGCCGAGAGCGCGGGGCGGAGGGCAGCGAGCGCGGTGGCGCCGGCGACCGCGAGCGCGAGCAGGGCGAGGAGCGGTGCGGGGGCGCCGAGCGGGGCGCGGCCGGCGGTGCTGCGGCCGCTCGCGCCGAGCTCGTCGGAGGTATCGCTTGCCCCGCGCGGCGGCGCCGCCGCGGCGGTCGCCGCGCGCTCGGAGCCCGTGGTGGCGAGGGTGCCGCCGAGCGCGGGAGCGGGGTGCGCGTGCTCTGCAGCGGCGCTCGCGAGGGCATCGGGCTCGGCATCGGAGGCCGATGCTCCCGAGGACGCGCCGACCGCGAGCGCCGCGAGCTGCAGCACCGCGGCGACGACGAGCGGCCAGCCCTCGGCGAGCTGCGGCACGAGCTCGGCGACCGCGACGAGCGCAGCGCCCGTGCCCGCGGCGAGCAGCGTGGGAGCGGGGCGCACGCGCGGCGCGAGCGGCGGGTCGCTCTCGGCCGCCGCGACGATCGCGGCCGTGTGGAGGCCCGCGGCGAGCCCGAGCGCGGCGGCCACGCCGGCGTGCGGCGGCAGGTCGAGCAGCGCGAGCGCGCCGCCCGCGGCTGCGGCGACGACCGCGAGCGCCGCGGCGGCGACCAGCAGCGCGCGCGTCGGGACGCGGGGCGGCGCCAGCAGGCCGACGGCCGCCGCGGCGACGGCGCAGGCTGCGCCGAGCGCGAGAGCGACCGCGGCTCCGGGCCGGCTCGCCGCATCCGTCACGAGCGCCGCGACGGCGACGCCGTGCGCGAGGCAGGCGAGCGCGTGCCCGATGCCCAGCCGCGCGCGGCGCGCCCCCACGTCAGGCTCCGCGGGGGCCGTCGCGCTCGTCGTCGGCCTCGTCCGTCTCGCCGGGGGCCGGGGGCGCCGCCGGCTCGTCGAGCGAGCGGTGGTGCTCGAACTCCGCCTCGACGACCGGGGCGTGCGGGGCGTGCGGGGCGGGCGGGGCCGCGTCGGCCGGCGCATCCGCCTCGGACACGTCGATCTGCTCGGCCGTCGCGGTGCCGGCCCGCTTCGCGAGCGAGCGATCGATGAGCAGCGCGACGACCGCGCCGAGCGCGCCGCCGAGCACGAAGCCGACGACGATCGACAGGCCGATGATCGGTGAGGTGTCGACCCGCTCTCCCGCCGCGTTGACCGCCGGCGGCATGACCCAGGCGACGATCCAGGCGACGACAGCGCCGAGCGCGGCGCCGAGCGCCATGAAGCGCCCGTACTTGGGCGAGCGGCGCACCTGCACCTCGACGTCGTGGTGGTGCTCGCGAGGCGAGCCCGCGCCGTCGTTCGCTGCGGGATCCGGCGTGTGGTCCATGCCCTCAAGCATCCCATCTCGCCGTGCCCGGCCGGGGCGGCCCACCGCATCCGCTCGTCATCTGACACCGCTAGGGTCGGCGGCGGTGCGCCCTCGGGCGCCCGCACCCATCCCTATGCACAACGAGGTGAACCATGGCGAACGCTCCGGTGGAGACGAAGCAGTCCGGCGCGCCGCTCGCACGCGCGATGCGGCCCATCAACAACGTGGTCGAGCGGTGGATACCCTCCGCGCTCGTCTTCGGCATCATCCTGACCCTCGTGATCGCGGTGCTCGCGCTCGCGATCACGCCCACGAGCCCGGTCGAGCTCGTCAAGGGCTGGGGCGACGGGCTCTCGGGCCTGCTGGCGTTCATGACGCAGATGGCGCTCATCCTGCTGCTCGGGCACATGCTCGCCAACACGCGCCCCGTGCGCAAGCTGCTGCGGTGGCTGTCGGCGCTGCCGCAGACGCCCGTGCAGGCCTACCTGTTCGTCTTCGTCGTCGCCGCCGTCGCGTCCCTCATCACGTGGGGCCTCGGCCTCGTCGTGGGCGGCCTGCTCGCCCGCGAGGTCGCGGCCTCGGGCAAGGAGCGCGGCCTGCGCCTGCACTTCCCCATGCTCGTCGCGGCCGGGTTCTCGGGCTTCGTCGTGTGGCACATGGGCTACTCGGGCTCCGGGCCGCTGACCGCCGCGACGCCCGACTCGTTCATCGCCGAGCACCTGGGCGGCCAGGTGATCCCGGTGAGCGAGACGACCTTCGCGCTGCCGAACATCATCGGTGCCGTCGCGACCATCGTCGTCGTCGCCATCGCCCTCGCGCTCGTCGCGCCGCGCGGCGCCGACCGCGTCGTCGAGCTCGAGATCGACGCGCGCGAGCAGATCGTCGAGCAGGAGGAGGAGGTCGTCACGCCGGCCGACCGCATCGACGCGAGCCGCGTCATCACGCTCATCGTCGGCGCGGCGCTCGTGTGCTACCTCATCGTGCACTTCGTGCAGGGCGGCACCATCACGCTCGACATCGTCAACTGGTCCTTCCTCGCGCTCATCTTCCTGCTCGTCCGCAGCCCCTTCGAGATCATCCGGCTGACGAAGGAGGCCGCATCGAACGTCGGTGAGATCCTGCTGCAGTTCCCGCTCTACGCGGGCATCCTCGGCATGATGACCGTGTCGGGGCTCGTGCAGGTGTTCTCCGACTGGTTCGTCGAGATCTCGAACCCGACGACGTTCGGGGTGCTCGCGCTGCTGTCGGCGGGGCTCGTGAACTTCTTCGTGCCCTCGGGCGGCGGGCAGTTCGCGGTGCAGGCGCCGATCATGCTCGACGCCGCCGAGCGGCTCGGCGTCGACCCGGCGATCCCGATCATGGCGGTGGCCTACGGCGACCAGTGGACGAACATGATCCAGCCGTTCTGGGCGCTGCCGCTGCTCGCGATCGCGGGACTGAAGATGCGCGACATCCTCGGCTTCACGACCGTGACGCTCATCGCATCCGGGCTCGTGTTCGCCGGCACCCTCTTCGTCTGGTCGCTCCTCTGACGCCGGAGCGCTCGGCGGTCTGCGGCCCCCGCCCCTCGTGGGCGGGGGCCGT is a genomic window containing:
- the purF gene encoding amidophosphoribosyltransferase, which gives rise to MCGIVGIVSDSSVNQQVYDALALLQHRGQDSTGIATAEGRSIHVRKAKGQVREAFRTRDMRSLLGDIGLGHVRYATKGEAENELEAQPFYVNAPYGIVLVHNGNLTNSRELERELATVDHRHVNTGSDTEMLVNVLGSELQTLVAAGDLDADRVFQAVRRVHERIRGSYGVIALIAGHGMLAFRDPFGIRPLVLGSRTAESGRTEWMVASESVALTGSGFTLERDVAPGEAIFIAPDGAITSAMTHDSPVLMPCSFEYVYLARPDSVMNGINVYESRLRMGERLADTIAKYTPSGAIDVVMPIPDSSRPAAMEVARRLGIEYREGFYKNRYVGRTFIMPGQATRKKSVRQKLNALESEFRGKNVLVVDDSIVRGTTSREIVEMMRSVGTANVTFTSAAPPVRYPHVYGINMPSRAELIASGRTIPEVNAALGSDFLVYQEVDDLQRAILDGSDVQGLDMSCFTGEYITGDVTDEYLEWVERTQLS
- the tdh gene encoding L-threonine 3-dehydrogenase; the protein is MHALVTRGAPGLELVEIPEPETPPGHVKVRVLRAGICGTDLHIDGWDAWAQSAVTPGLTVGHEFCGEIVEVGDGVTDYAVGQLMSGEGHVVCGHCRNCRAGRRHLCIRTSNLGVQRDGCFAEYVVLPATNVWVHPGVTAASATAQQLDVFGIYDPFGNAVHTALKFPVVGEDVLVTGAGPIGLMAAMVARHAGARHIVVTDISEPRLELARSLGFRALDPREQEIREVQRELGMTEGFDVALEMSGSPAALVGIIENLNFGGRMAMLGLPSTPIELDFAKVVSHMLTIQGIYGREMYETWYAMAAMAQTGLDVSPVITDRFAFADWQAAFERARSGAAGKVILDFTEGA
- a CDS encoding glycine C-acetyltransferase, yielding MFSIRDAIADELAEIEAAGLTKHERAIASPQAASVVTDGQEVLNFCANNYLGLADDPRIVDAAKAALDDWGFGMASVRFICGTQTQHLELESRLAAFLGQEACILYSSCFDANGGLFETLLGADDAVISDALNHASIIDGIRLSKAARYRYANRDMAELEARLVEASGARRRLIVTDGVFSMDGYLAPLREICDLADRYDAMVMVDDSHAVGFTGATGAGTPELAGVQDRVDIISGTLGKALGGASGGYIAARAEIVDLLRQRSRPYLFSNALAPSVVAGSLAALDLVEGAGELREQLQRNTARFREGMEAAGFELLPGEHPITAVMFHDARLAAQMADAMLAEGVYVTAFSFPVVPRGEARIRVQLSAAHSDADVDRAVAAFAAARERVGG
- a CDS encoding SDR family oxidoreductase — encoded protein: MNVDTESIKHLPEQQQEWPGRTDDLQPVPDHGETSYTGRGRLEGKRALVTGGDSGIGRATAIAFAKEGADVAIAYLPQEQDDAEETRRHIEAAGRRAVLVPCDQRTDEANAELARTVVEQLGGVDVLVNNSGFQMAQESLADIDDAQLRQTFETNIFAMFNLTRALLPHLGEGASIINCSSIQAFDPSETLLDYASTKAAINNFTVNLAAQLGERGIRVNAVAPGPIWTPLQPATKPSVKDFGMDAPLGRPGQPIEVATAFVYLASDEASYVSGTVLGVTGGKPVF
- the purM gene encoding phosphoribosylformylglycinamidine cyclo-ligase; protein product: MTDPYASAGVDTEAGDRAVELMKAAVGRTHGPGVLGGFGGFAGLFDLSAAGAYAKPLLATSTDGVGTKIALAQAIDKHDTIGQDLVGMVVDDIVVVGAKPLFMTDYIACGRVVPERIADIVRGIAEACEATGTALVGGETAEHPGLMQPDDYDVAGAAVGIVEADAVLGAERVRAGDVVVAMASSGLHSNGFSLVRHILAQRSIALTDRVDELGGVAAEALLEPTRLYTLPLLGMLEAGHGIRSISHVTGGGIAANLARVLPQHLAVEIDRAGWQVPEVFDVLAQLGGFPLIEAEGTWNLGLGMLVVVDAADADRVIAASEQAGIPAWTVGEVRDAPTDPAGWVRGAKGVDGGAVRLSGSYR
- a CDS encoding DUF4190 domain-containing protein; this encodes MDPNADRFGPWESGGTAEQSPPAPHAAPHASPHAAPPTATHASAFGAVHHPRFGSPATQFGLPPRVQPHFSAGFDGRDAPLIHPAAAQASSLTPYGVPVYRAPAPAPVPQVQRGLSTTALVLGICSFVFAWIFVVVPIIGIVFGILALRREPAGRVMAIVGLVGSGLGLLLVLLIYVLPLIVLLGAMLFAVPAGP
- a CDS encoding YtxH domain-containing protein, which gives rise to MDHTPDPAANDGAGSPREHHHDVEVQVRRSPKYGRFMALGAALGAVVAWIVAWVMPPAVNAAGERVDTSPIIGLSIVVGFVLGGALGAVVALLIDRSLAKRAGTATAEQIDVSEADAPADAAPPAPHAPHAPVVEAEFEHHRSLDEPAAPPAPGETDEADDERDGPRGA
- a CDS encoding short-chain fatty acid transporter codes for the protein MANAPVETKQSGAPLARAMRPINNVVERWIPSALVFGIILTLVIAVLALAITPTSPVELVKGWGDGLSGLLAFMTQMALILLLGHMLANTRPVRKLLRWLSALPQTPVQAYLFVFVVAAVASLITWGLGLVVGGLLAREVAASGKERGLRLHFPMLVAAGFSGFVVWHMGYSGSGPLTAATPDSFIAEHLGGQVIPVSETTFALPNIIGAVATIVVVAIALALVAPRGADRVVELEIDAREQIVEQEEEVVTPADRIDASRVITLIVGAALVCYLIVHFVQGGTITLDIVNWSFLALIFLLVRSPFEIIRLTKEAASNVGEILLQFPLYAGILGMMTVSGLVQVFSDWFVEISNPTTFGVLALLSAGLVNFFVPSGGGQFAVQAPIMLDAAERLGVDPAIPIMAVAYGDQWTNMIQPFWALPLLAIAGLKMRDILGFTTVTLIASGLVFAGTLFVWSLL